In Thermomicrobiales bacterium, one DNA window encodes the following:
- a CDS encoding FAD-binding oxidoreductase — MDQYPATAEVVIIGAGIMGCSIAYHLAERGVRDVVVLERDQIGRGATADAAGGIRLQFSTETNIRLSQISLEYWEQFEERFGVDINLRQQGYLFLLTSQDDVPVFQHNLELQQSLGVPVRWVSTDDIRELNPSVLVDDVIGGTFCPRDGWADTSTSTMGFAQAARRAGVRIFEESPVTGIVVENDRVTGVQTGDTVISSPLVICCAGPQTNAVSRLAGLDLPIHPYRRMSFITEPFDRIAPTVPMTIEFARSLYFHPESHGFLFGMSNKDEPSSENKVVDDDWMVATVEALIERAPIFEQAEILRGWAGFYEVTPDDNPLVGAVPDLDGFLVAAGFSGHGFMQGPAIGRVVAELVVDGEASTIDVSAFRPSRFREGVLLQEHNVI; from the coding sequence ATGGATCAGTATCCGGCAACGGCGGAGGTCGTCATCATCGGCGCGGGCATCATGGGCTGCTCGATCGCCTATCACCTGGCGGAGCGCGGCGTACGCGACGTCGTCGTGCTGGAGCGCGACCAGATCGGTCGCGGCGCGACGGCCGATGCAGCCGGTGGCATCCGCCTGCAGTTCTCGACCGAGACGAACATTCGGCTGTCGCAGATCAGCCTGGAGTACTGGGAGCAGTTTGAGGAGCGCTTCGGCGTCGATATCAATCTGCGCCAGCAGGGCTACCTCTTCCTGCTGACCAGCCAGGACGATGTGCCGGTGTTTCAGCACAACCTTGAGCTGCAGCAGTCGCTGGGCGTGCCGGTGCGCTGGGTCTCGACGGACGACATTCGCGAGCTGAATCCGTCGGTTCTGGTTGATGATGTCATCGGCGGTACGTTCTGCCCGCGCGATGGCTGGGCCGACACGTCGACCAGCACGATGGGCTTCGCACAGGCGGCGCGACGTGCGGGCGTCCGCATCTTCGAGGAGTCGCCGGTAACCGGCATCGTCGTCGAGAACGATCGCGTGACCGGCGTGCAGACTGGTGACACGGTCATCTCGTCGCCGCTGGTCATTTGCTGCGCCGGTCCGCAGACGAACGCGGTCAGCCGCCTGGCCGGTCTGGATCTGCCGATCCATCCGTACCGCCGGATGTCGTTCATCACCGAGCCGTTCGACAGGATTGCGCCAACCGTCCCGATGACGATCGAGTTCGCTCGCTCGCTCTATTTCCACCCGGAGAGCCACGGCTTTCTGTTCGGCATGAGCAACAAGGACGAGCCGAGCTCGGAGAATAAGGTCGTTGATGACGACTGGATGGTGGCGACGGTCGAGGCGCTGATCGAGCGCGCGCCGATCTTCGAGCAGGCCGAGATTCTGCGTGGTTGGGCGGGGTTTTACGAAGTCACGCCCGACGATAACCCGCTCGTTGGCGCGGTGCCGGATCTGGATGGCTTCCTCGTTGCAGCCGGGTTCTCCGGGCACGGGTTCATGCAGGGGCCAGCCATCGGGC